Proteins co-encoded in one Cryptosporangium aurantiacum genomic window:
- a CDS encoding amino acid ABC transporter permease: MLTENAGFLAEGLLTTVALAVVSFLGALLLGTALGIARVGSIHSLRTLAALYVGTVRNMPALLILIVIVFVLPEFGVVLDLELSLTTGLVLYFATYVCEIVRSGVNTVGRGQLEAALSLGLSYGQALTRVIVPQTLRAMVQPLGTLFMATTMATSIGSVIGVRELAGSARILNGQYAEPAVLFGLVAVLYIALALLIARLTRVVENRARVLR, translated from the coding sequence GTGCTCACAGAGAACGCGGGATTCCTCGCTGAAGGGCTGCTGACCACCGTCGCGCTCGCGGTGGTCAGCTTCCTGGGCGCGTTGCTGCTGGGAACCGCACTGGGGATCGCGCGGGTGGGTTCCATCCACTCGCTACGGACGCTGGCCGCGCTGTACGTCGGGACGGTGCGCAACATGCCCGCACTGCTCATCCTCATCGTCATCGTTTTTGTGCTGCCCGAGTTCGGGGTCGTGCTCGACCTCGAGCTCTCGCTCACGACCGGGCTGGTGCTGTACTTCGCCACCTACGTCTGCGAGATCGTCCGGTCGGGCGTGAACACCGTCGGGCGGGGCCAGCTGGAGGCGGCCCTGTCGCTGGGTCTGAGCTACGGGCAGGCCCTCACCCGGGTGATCGTTCCGCAGACGCTGCGCGCGATGGTGCAGCCGCTCGGGACGCTCTTCATGGCGACGACGATGGCGACGTCGATCGGGTCGGTGATCGGGGTCCGGGAGCTCGCCGGTTCGGCGCGGATCCTGAACGGCCAGTACGCGGAGCCGGCCGTCCTGTTCGGCCTGGTCGCGGTGCTCTATATCGCGCTCGCGCTGCTGATCGCCCGGCTGACCAGGGTGGTCGAGAACCGGGCGCGGGTGTTGCGATGA
- a CDS encoding transporter substrate-binding domain-containing protein: MPRTRLRILATAVLLAVTAALTGCSSSDDTAPAAARADLPDGSPTLERIVKAGELVVGTPDDMPGFNLLDPITGKYTGFEADLAAELAEHILGAPKVKHVAITTDTREALIVNNTVDAVLSTYQITAARLERINFAGPDLLLGTGIVARKDFEMATVTALPQLAKVRVITTAGAAADILKAEVPGAELVVFDSAVACVRALEDGRGDVFVNNEATAIAVLAEHKNLKIVPNTLPDASFGIGVSKSDPVFTKFVNDFLTAAIADGTWKKLWEKNVTPITGEPAPKPPVVGDLGLE, from the coding sequence ATGCCCCGAACCCGCCTCCGGATACTCGCCACCGCCGTCCTCCTCGCCGTCACCGCCGCGCTGACCGGCTGTTCGTCGTCCGACGACACCGCGCCTGCCGCGGCCAGAGCCGATCTCCCGGACGGCAGCCCCACGCTCGAGCGCATCGTGAAGGCGGGGGAGCTGGTCGTCGGAACGCCGGACGACATGCCCGGCTTCAACCTCCTGGATCCGATCACCGGCAAGTACACCGGCTTCGAGGCCGACCTGGCCGCCGAGCTCGCCGAACACATCCTCGGCGCGCCGAAGGTGAAGCACGTCGCGATCACCACCGACACCCGCGAGGCGCTGATCGTCAACAACACGGTCGACGCTGTGCTGTCGACCTACCAGATCACCGCGGCGCGCCTGGAGCGGATCAACTTCGCCGGCCCGGACCTGTTGCTGGGCACCGGCATCGTCGCCAGGAAGGACTTCGAAATGGCGACGGTCACCGCCCTTCCCCAGCTGGCGAAGGTCCGGGTGATCACGACGGCGGGCGCGGCGGCGGACATCCTCAAGGCCGAGGTCCCCGGCGCCGAACTGGTGGTGTTCGACTCGGCCGTGGCCTGCGTGCGGGCGCTGGAGGACGGCCGGGGTGACGTTTTTGTCAACAACGAGGCGACGGCCATCGCGGTCCTGGCAGAGCACAAGAACCTGAAGATCGTCCCGAACACACTGCCCGACGCCTCGTTCGGCATCGGCGTCTCCAAGTCCGACCCGGTCTTCACGAAGTTCGTCAACGATTTCCTCACCGCGGCGATCGCCGACGGGACCTGGAAGAAACTATGGGAGAAGAACGTCACCCCGATCACCGGTGAGCCTGCGCCGAAGCCGCCGGTCGTCGGTGACCTGGGACTCGAGTGA
- a CDS encoding amino acid ABC transporter ATP-binding protein: MTNAAVVRVSGATKTFGPLRVLDRVDLELHSGEVVVLIGPSGSGKSTFCRCVNGLERLDAGTVEISGDRLSESGPGLAAVRRRVGFIFQQFNLFPHLSVLDNVTLAPRLVNRVPRADAEDAARGLLVRVGLADKAGARPGQLSGGQQQRVAIARALAMEPDVLLFDEPTSALDPQTTYEVVDVMEELATAGTTMLVVTHEMGFARRAADRVAFMDGGRIVEVAPPAEFFAAPTSERARTFLSHVLPH, encoded by the coding sequence ATGACGAACGCGGCTGTCGTGCGGGTTTCCGGTGCCACCAAGACCTTCGGCCCACTACGGGTCCTCGATCGTGTCGACCTCGAACTGCACAGCGGGGAGGTCGTCGTACTGATCGGGCCATCCGGGTCCGGCAAGTCGACGTTCTGCCGGTGCGTGAACGGGTTGGAGCGGCTCGACGCCGGCACGGTCGAGATCAGCGGGGACCGGCTGTCCGAGAGCGGACCCGGTCTGGCGGCCGTCCGTCGCCGGGTCGGCTTCATCTTTCAGCAGTTCAACCTGTTTCCCCACCTCAGCGTGCTGGACAACGTCACGCTCGCGCCGCGGTTGGTCAACCGGGTGCCGCGCGCCGACGCCGAGGACGCGGCCCGCGGGTTGCTGGTCCGGGTGGGGCTGGCCGACAAGGCGGGCGCGCGGCCGGGCCAACTCTCCGGCGGCCAGCAGCAGCGCGTCGCCATCGCACGAGCGCTGGCGATGGAGCCCGACGTCTTACTGTTCGACGAGCCGACGTCGGCGCTCGACCCCCAGACCACCTACGAGGTGGTCGACGTGATGGAGGAGCTGGCGACCGCGGGCACCACGATGCTGGTCGTCACGCACGAGATGGGCTTTGCCCGCCGCGCCGCCGACCGCGTCGCGTTCATGGACGGTGGCCGCATCGTCGAGGTCGCGCCACCCGCCGAATTCTTCGCCGCTCCGACGTCGGAGCGTGCCCGGACCTTCCTGTCCCACGTCCTGCCCCACTGA
- a CDS encoding FMN-binding negative transcriptional regulator produces MYQPTEFRGTDPQQAYAHIARYPFGILVSAAGLAATHLPFLLNTPDTPTGVVSHFALRNGQWRTIGDGEEVLVIFPGPDAYVSPRTYTAEEDVPTWNYTAVHLRGAYRRIDRPSEVRELLERTVATFEARYAAPWSLSSMDGSALESLGRAVVAFEVTTRTLEHGLKLSQDKLPDDVRGVCDALSRSADPTDRATEAEMRRAGVTGRTGPASTDPATWLTE; encoded by the coding sequence ATGTACCAGCCGACAGAGTTCCGCGGCACCGATCCGCAGCAGGCCTACGCCCACATCGCGCGCTACCCGTTCGGGATCCTCGTCAGCGCGGCGGGACTCGCGGCCACGCACCTGCCGTTCCTCCTGAACACGCCGGACACCCCGACCGGCGTCGTCAGCCACTTCGCGCTCCGCAACGGGCAGTGGCGCACGATCGGTGACGGCGAGGAGGTGCTGGTCATCTTCCCCGGCCCGGACGCCTACGTCTCACCCCGCACCTACACCGCCGAGGAGGACGTACCGACCTGGAACTACACCGCGGTCCACCTCCGCGGCGCCTACCGGCGGATCGATCGGCCGAGCGAGGTGCGAGAACTGCTCGAGCGGACCGTGGCGACGTTCGAAGCCCGCTACGCCGCGCCCTGGTCGCTCAGCAGCATGGACGGCTCGGCGCTCGAATCGCTCGGGCGGGCGGTCGTCGCGTTCGAGGTGACCACCCGCACGCTGGAGCACGGCCTCAAGCTCAGCCAGGACAAGCTGCCCGACGACGTCAGGGGTGTGTGCGACGCGCTGTCGCGTTCGGCCGACCCGACCGATCGGGCGACGGAAGCGGAGATGCGCCGGGCCGGGGTGACCGGGCGAACCGGCCCGGCGAGTACCGACCCGGCGACGTGGCTGACGGAGTAA